A single genomic interval of Daucus carota subsp. sativus chromosome 1, DH1 v3.0, whole genome shotgun sequence harbors:
- the LOC108221001 gene encoding chaperone protein dnaJ A6, chloroplastic encodes MAVLPCGSAWVGRCGVKPQIVIGGSCTNNLSMHLLRFSKIRALTSRNSTMFSQDLLLTLFNNGPSKCPCPPKGTRLVVRAKTDYYDVIGVSKNSSKSEIKSAYRKLARSYHPDVNKEDSAEAKFKEISNAYEVLSDDEKRSIYDRYGEAGLKGSGMDTGDYGSPFDIFESLFDGMGGMGGRGSRSRATEGEDLIYNLVLNFKEAVFGIEKEIEINRLEKCGKCKGSGSKPGSIPSRCRTCGGQGQVVQSARTPLGVFQQVMTCSSCGGTGEISSPCNTCSGDGRVMKSKKISLKVPAGVDGGSRLRVRSEGNAGNNGGPRGDLFVLIDVIPDPVLIRDDTNILYTSKITYTDAILGTTVKVPTLDGMVDLKVPAGTQPGTTLVMAKKGVPFLNKKNRRGDQLVRVQVVLPKRLSVEEKKLIEQLSNLKNANAPTDSTTMYNHGLSF; translated from the exons ATGGCGGTTTTACCTTGTGGAAGTGCATGGGTGGGTCGGTGTGGAGTTAAACCTCAAATAGTTATAGGAGGTTCTTGTACAAACAATTTATCAATGCATTTGCTTCG TTTTTCCAAGATTCGAGCATTGACATCACGTAATTCGACCATGTTTTCTCAAGATTTGTTGCTCACACTATTTAACAATGGACCGTCTAAGTGTCCATGTCCACCTAAGGGAACTCGTCTCGTTGTTAGAGCTAAAACT GACTACTATGATGTTATCGGTGTGTCAAAAAACTCCAGCAAATCAGAAATTAAGAGTG CTTACCGGAAGCTTGCCAGGAGTTACCACCCTGATGTAAACAA AGAGGATAGTGCTGAAGCGAAATTCAAGGAAATAAGCAATGCCTATGAG GTTCTATCAGACGATGAGAAGCGCTCCATATatgataggtatggggaagctGGACTTAAAGGTTCTGGGATGGACACTGGG gATTATGGAAGTCCCTTTGACATCTTTGAGTCGTTATTTGATGGAATGGGTGGTATGGGAGGAAGAGGCTCACGCAGTAGGGCAACTGAAGGGGAAGACCTGATTTATAATCTGGTCTTAAATTTTAAGGAAGCTGTTTTTGGGAttgaaaaagaaattgaaataaATCGACTTGAGAAATGTGGCAAGTGCAAAGGGTCAGGCTCAAAGCCAGGTAGTATTCCATCAAGATGTAGAACTTGTGGTGGGCAAGGACAAGTTGTCCAATCCGCTAGAACCCCACTGGGTGTCTTCCAGCAGGTGATGACTTGCTCTTCTTGTGGTGGGACTGGGGAAATTTCTAGTCCTTGCAACACATGTAGCGGAGATGGACGAGTGATGAAGTCAAAAAAGATTAGCCTTAAAGTCCCTGCTGGTGTGGATGGTGGTAGTCGTCTGAGAGTCCGGTCTGAAGGTAACGCAGGAAACAATGGTGGACCTCGTGGAGACCTCTTTGTGCTCATTGATGTAATCCCGGATCCAGTATTAATACGTGATGACACAAATATACTCTACACTAGCAAGATTACCTACACCGATGCAATTTTAGGAACAACAGTTAAGGTTCCCACATTAGATGGAATGGTAGATCTGAAGGTTCCTGCAGGCACTCAACCAGGGACGACATTGGTGATGGCCAAGAAAGGTGTACCTTTTCTAAACAAAAAGAACAGGAGGGGTGATCAATTGGTGAGAGTTCAAGTAGTGCTACCAAAACGGTTGAGTGTGGAAGAGAAGAAACTAATTGAACAGCTTTCCAACCTTAAAAACGCAAATGCTCCTACTGACAGTACGACGATGTATAACCATGGGTTATCCTTCTGA
- the LOC108221158 gene encoding uncharacterized protein LOC108221158, with amino-acid sequence MGSRLGRRVVNFANIPIKLLMPTSFSNITEIALKTIPSASKIEIKRVLESLYGFEVEKVQTLNMDGKKKKRGGILIAKPDYKKAYVTLRNPLSISPDLFPIRLIEEDKKNLNKQSKSSFVEGDEAKKKSHWLEGNGKPEVRGGRWRGRDSGSHPGGGRDRGAIQGGAGSRGQVKFPWSSMKSSSGSKADT; translated from the exons atgggaagCAGATTGGGAAGAAGAGTTGTGAACTTTGCAAACATACCCATCAAGTTATTAATGCCCACTTCTTTCTCTAACATCACTGAAATTGCTCTCAAAACCATCCCTTCGGCGTCTAag ATTGAGATTAAAAGGGTTTTGGAGTCACTGTATGGCTTTGAAGTGGAAAAGGTTCAAACTTTGAATATGGatggaaaaaagaagaagaggggTGGGATTTTAATTGCTAAACCTGACTACAAAAAGGCTTATGTTACGTTAAGGAATCCATTGTCAATTTCCCCTGATTTGTTCCCGATTCGGTTGATTGAGGAGgataaaaagaatttgaataagcAATCCAAGTCTAGTTTTGTGGAGGGTGATGAGGCTAAGAAGAAGTCGCATTGGCTGGAAGGGAATGGGAAGCCTGAAGTGCGTGGGGGACGCTGGCGTGGTAGGGATAGTGGTAGCCATCCGGGTGGTGGTAGAGATCGTGGGGCTATCCAGGGAGGTGCGGGAAGTAGGGGGCAAGTGAAGTTCCCGTGGAGCAGCATGAAGTCTTCATCTGG GTCGAAAGCAGATACCTGA